TGTAAAACTTATTGATGATCATGAAGGAACTAAAAAAATAAATCAAGTTATACAATTTATTAATGTTGCTAAATCTCTTGAGAGAATTGGTGACCACGCTACTAATATTGGTGAGGAAACAATATTTATTGTTACAGATAAACGGGTGAAGTATTAAAGTAGAAAAATATATTAAAAAAATAAATAAAGAAATTTAAACGGCTTTTCCTGTTATTAAATATGGGAGAGCCGTTTTATATATTTAAAAAAATTTAAAGAAGGAAATGAAACTTTAATAAAGAACTTATAAATATAAGGCAAGTATAATTAAAATTATAATTAAAATTTAGAAAATATTAGCAAGATTGGGAGGGGAATATATGAGTAAAGAAAAGAAAATTGATATAGAAAAATTAAAAGGCAGTTGTCAATTATCTGATTTTGATTTTTCTTCAACTGAAGAACTTGAACCTTTTGAAGAAGGTATAATTGGACAAAATAGAGCTGTAGAAGCAGTTGATTTTGGATTAAATGTAGAAAAAGAAGGATATAATATATTTATGACCGGTTTACCAGGTACAGGAAAAAGTACCTTTGCAAAAAAAGCTACTGAAGATAAGTCTAAAGACAAAGAAATTCCTCCTGATTTATGTTATGTATATAATTTTGAAAACTCTGAAAAACCTCAGGCCCTAAAGCTGCCTCCAGGAACAGGAAAAAAGCTAAAAAAAGATATGGAACAGTTAATAGAAGAACTTAAAGAAGAAATTCCTGCTGCTTTTGAAGGGGAAGAATACGAAGAAAAGAAGAATCAAATCATGAGTGAATACCAAAAAAAATCTAATAGAATAATGGAAGAATTTGAAAAAAAGATACAAAAAGATGGGTATGCATTAAAAAATACCCCTCAGGGTCCTGTACCTGTACCTATTGATGAAGATGGAAATCCCTTAGAACAGGAAGATTATCAAAAACTTTCTGAAGAGGAAAAACAGGAAATGAGAGATAAAAATGCGACTATAAAACAGGAAATGGAAAATAAAATGAGACAAATAAGAAAGTTAAAAACTGATGCTCAGGAAAAATTAAAAGAAATAGAAAAGAAAATAGGATTATCCATAATTGAGCCTATAGTTGCTAATTTAAAAGAAGAATATAAGGGGTGTGAGGAAGTAACTGGTTATCTTGATAATGTAAAAGAAGATATTGTAGATAATCTTAATAAATTTAAAGATAAAGATGAGGATAAGCAACAACAATTTCCATTTGCAGTTCCTCAAGATGATAATGGTTCATTTTTTAAGAGATATAAAATAAATTTACTTGTAGATAATTCAGATACTGAAGGTGCTCCAGTTATTAATGAAACTAATCCAACTTATTATAATCTTTTTGGAAAAACTGAAGGGAAAAGTCAGTTTGGGGCAATAACTACTGATTTTACTATGATAAAAAGTGGTGCTATTCATAAAGCTAATGGAGGTTATTTGATATTACAGGCCCGTGATGTCTTAACAAGTCCGCTATCCTGGGATACTTTAAAAAGGACATTAATTAATGAAGAAGTTGTGGTTGAAAACATTGGTGAACAATACAGGTCAATACCTGTTAAAACTTTAAAACCTGAAGCTATAGATATTGATCTTAAAGTAATAATGATTGGCAATCCAATGATTTATCAACTCCTTTATAATTATGATGAAGAGTTTAAAAAATTATTTAAGATAAAAGCAGACTTTGATATTGAAATGGAAAGAAATCCCGAAAATGTGCAAAAATTTGCTTCATTTATTTCTTTTATAAGTAAAAGAGAAAATATTAAACAATTTAAAAAAGAAGCAGTATGTAGAGTTATTGAATACAGTAGTAGACTGGCTGGAGATAAGGAAAAATTAACTACTCGCTTTAATGATATTATGGAAGTTTTATATGAGTCTAATACCTGGGCTAAGATGGCTGGGCATGAGTATGTAGAAATGGAAGATGTAAAAAAAGCTTTAGATAAAAAAGAAGAAAGATCAAATTTAAGTGAAGAAAAAATAAGAGAAATGATTGCTAAAGAACATATTTTAGTGGATGTGCAAGGAAAAGAAAGTGGACAGATTAATGGCCTTTCTGTTTATCAAACTGGAGAATATGCTTTTGGTAAACCTTCCCGGATAACTGCCCGAACCTATATGGGAAAAAAAGGTATAATAAATATAGAAAGAAAAGCAGATATGAGTGGTAAAATTCATAATAAAGGAGTTATGATTTTAGCTGGATTTTTGGGAGAAAAATATGCTAGAGAAAAGCCTCTTACCTTATCTGCTTCTCTTGCTTTTGAACAAAGTTATGGAGGAATAGATGGAGATAGTGCTTCCTGTGCTGAACTATTAGTATTGCTTTCTGCTATTTCAACCTATCCTTTACGCCAGGATATTGCTATTACAGGTTCTATGAATCAAAAAGGTAAGGTACAACCAATTGGTGGAGTTAACCAAAAAATTGAAGGGTATTATAAAACCTGTAAGATAAAAGGTTTAAATGGAAAACAGGGTGTAATAATCCCCGAGCAAAATAAAGATAATCTAATGTTAAAAGATGAAGTTATTAAAGCAGTAAAAAATGATGAATTTCATATTTACAGTATAGAAGATATTGATGAAGCTATTGAATTAATGTTTAATAAACCTGCTAAGGAAGTACATGAAAAAGTTAATGAAGTATTAAAAGATATTGCAGAAAAAGCAAGTCAGTTTGGAAGTGAAGAAGGCGATGATTAATAAATTCAGATTATTTAAAAGTCAATAATTTTTTAAACCTCCGATTTTTCGGGGGTTTTCTTTTTG
The genomic region above belongs to Halanaerobiales bacterium and contains:
- a CDS encoding PhoU domain-containing protein → MNQVIQFINVAKSLERIGDHATNIGEETIFIVTDKRVKY
- a CDS encoding ATP-binding protein, which codes for MSKEKKIDIEKLKGSCQLSDFDFSSTEELEPFEEGIIGQNRAVEAVDFGLNVEKEGYNIFMTGLPGTGKSTFAKKATEDKSKDKEIPPDLCYVYNFENSEKPQALKLPPGTGKKLKKDMEQLIEELKEEIPAAFEGEEYEEKKNQIMSEYQKKSNRIMEEFEKKIQKDGYALKNTPQGPVPVPIDEDGNPLEQEDYQKLSEEEKQEMRDKNATIKQEMENKMRQIRKLKTDAQEKLKEIEKKIGLSIIEPIVANLKEEYKGCEEVTGYLDNVKEDIVDNLNKFKDKDEDKQQQFPFAVPQDDNGSFFKRYKINLLVDNSDTEGAPVINETNPTYYNLFGKTEGKSQFGAITTDFTMIKSGAIHKANGGYLILQARDVLTSPLSWDTLKRTLINEEVVVENIGEQYRSIPVKTLKPEAIDIDLKVIMIGNPMIYQLLYNYDEEFKKLFKIKADFDIEMERNPENVQKFASFISFISKRENIKQFKKEAVCRVIEYSSRLAGDKEKLTTRFNDIMEVLYESNTWAKMAGHEYVEMEDVKKALDKKEERSNLSEEKIREMIAKEHILVDVQGKESGQINGLSVYQTGEYAFGKPSRITARTYMGKKGIINIERKADMSGKIHNKGVMILAGFLGEKYAREKPLTLSASLAFEQSYGGIDGDSASCAELLVLLSAISTYPLRQDIAITGSMNQKGKVQPIGGVNQKIEGYYKTCKIKGLNGKQGVIIPEQNKDNLMLKDEVIKAVKNDEFHIYSIEDIDEAIELMFNKPAKEVHEKVNEVLKDIAEKASQFGSEEGDD